Proteins co-encoded in one Leptidea sinapis chromosome 16, ilLepSina1.1, whole genome shotgun sequence genomic window:
- the LOC126968763 gene encoding 28S ribosomal protein S21, mitochondrial produces MHLTLRLLGNRHPSFIARTVFVQNENVDDACRLINRILGKEGILEQYRLTRYYEKPFQVRRRVNHQKCKAIYNEDMERKIQFVLRKNRHEPFPGCH; encoded by the exons ATGCATCTGACTTTACGGCTCCTAGGTAATCGCCATCCATCATTTATTGCGCGTACAGTATTTGTGCAAAACGAAAACGTTGATGATGCTTGTAGACTTATTAACAGAATCCTGGGGAAAGAAGGAATCTTGGAACAATACCGACTTACTAGATATTATGAAAAGCCCTTCCAG GTAAGAAGAAGAGTAAACCATCAAAAATGCAAAGCAATTTATAATGAAGATATGGAAAGAAAGATACAATTTGTACTCAGAAAAAATCGTCATGAGCCTTTTCCGGGATGCCATTAG